The Mucilaginibacter yixingensis genome window below encodes:
- a CDS encoding RagB/SusD family nutrient uptake outer membrane protein produces the protein MKRNILYLALIALGLYTAGCKKDKFLQDGSIPPDGAITEAQEWANPDFARNYLNNIYSNLQMRYNLDGDGSMLASGSDEAVNSNLNSSINIFNNGTWSPVRTVDDVYSSMYSGIRKANIFLIKANGSAIIPAQELVTNNAADITYDAQIVRLRGQAFYLRAFFEFELLKRYGSFVIVTKVLSTSDNLDLPRNSFTDCVKQISADCDSAANMLPTNAAVWSTSNRGRATQIAAQALKSRLLLYAASPQYNTANDLSKWQAAADAAKLIIDGGKASLYTSYPNIFLWNISGAAYNAEVIFATSTLNDASVETANAPVSYNGANGRTDPTQNLVDAFEMKTTGRPITDAASGYNANAPYTNRDPRLGFAVMYNGSTFQNKTVDIFAGGKDAIGTNVNATKTGYYLRKFLAEAAVWNTSSNTSVRKPWILYRYAEILLNYAEALNEAQGIAGMADVLKYVNQVRARSGVAMPALQTTNPTGAGYVAPTQVELRKRIHNERRVELCFEEHRFYDVRRWKEGETTFNQPITGMNIAQPTTGNFTYTPFTVENRMFTIKNYLFPIAQVELNKAPSLKQNPGY, from the coding sequence ATGAAAAGAAATATACTGTACCTGGCACTGATAGCTCTGGGCTTATATACCGCCGGTTGCAAAAAAGATAAATTCCTGCAGGATGGTTCTATCCCGCCAGATGGCGCTATTACCGAGGCACAGGAATGGGCCAACCCGGATTTTGCCCGCAATTACCTCAACAACATCTACTCCAACCTGCAAATGCGCTACAACCTTGATGGCGACGGCTCTATGCTGGCCTCGGGTAGTGATGAAGCGGTAAACTCCAACCTCAACTCATCCATCAATATTTTTAACAACGGCACCTGGAGCCCGGTGCGTACGGTAGATGATGTTTACAGCAGCATGTACAGCGGCATCCGCAAGGCCAACATCTTTCTAATCAAGGCCAATGGCAGCGCCATCATTCCGGCGCAGGAACTGGTGACCAACAATGCCGCCGATATTACCTATGATGCCCAGATTGTCCGTCTGCGCGGACAAGCATTCTATCTGCGCGCATTTTTTGAGTTTGAGCTATTGAAACGCTACGGCAGCTTTGTAATTGTTACCAAAGTACTCAGCACCAGCGACAATCTTGATCTGCCCCGCAATTCATTTACCGACTGCGTAAAACAGATTTCTGCCGATTGCGACTCTGCCGCCAACATGCTGCCAACCAACGCTGCCGTGTGGAGTACCTCTAACCGTGGCAGGGCTACGCAGATTGCTGCACAGGCACTCAAGTCCCGTTTGTTGTTGTATGCTGCCAGTCCGCAGTATAACACAGCCAACGATTTAAGTAAATGGCAGGCAGCTGCAGATGCCGCCAAACTGATTATTGATGGTGGTAAGGCCAGTTTGTATACCTCGTATCCTAATATCTTTTTGTGGAATATCTCTGGTGCTGCCTATAACGCTGAGGTAATCTTCGCCACATCTACACTCAATGATGCCAGTGTGGAAACGGCTAATGCCCCCGTAAGCTACAATGGAGCCAACGGTCGCACAGACCCTACCCAGAACCTGGTTGATGCCTTTGAAATGAAAACTACTGGTCGCCCAATTACCGACGCAGCATCGGGTTACAATGCTAATGCACCGTATACCAACCGCGACCCGCGCCTGGGCTTTGCGGTGATGTATAACGGCTCAACTTTCCAGAATAAAACGGTAGATATTTTTGCCGGCGGTAAAGATGCCATTGGCACCAATGTAAATGCAACCAAAACGGGCTATTATCTGCGCAAGTTTTTAGCGGAAGCCGCGGTGTGGAACACATCATCAAACACCAGCGTGCGCAAACCGTGGATACTGTATCGTTACGCCGAAATATTGCTTAACTACGCTGAAGCGCTGAACGAAGCCCAGGGTATCGCCGGCATGGCCGACGTGCTGAAATACGTAAACCAGGTGCGCGCCCGTAGTGGTGTGGCTATGCCTGCGTTGCAAACTACTAATCCAACAGGTGCAGGCTATGTGGCGCCAACCCAGGTTGAGTTGCGCAAACGTATTCATAACGAGCGCCGCGTGGAGTTATGTTTTGAAGAGCACCGTTTTTATGACGTACGTCGTTGGAAAGAAGGCGAAACTACTTTTAATCAACCAATTACAGGGATGAACATTGCGCAGCCAACAACAGGCAATTTTACCTATACGCCATTTACGGTAGAGAACCGAATGTTTACCATCAAAAACTATTTGTTCCCTATTGCACAGGTGGAGCTTAACAAAGCGCCAAGCCTTAAACAAAACCCAGGATATTAA
- a CDS encoding glycoside hydrolase family 28 protein, with the protein MINKLRNVLAVALLGVMPSVHAQTPSSAYSWSHLPTAELPVFKNDTINVLNYGAKPDGISLNTKAINAAITACSEKGGGVVLIPQGLWLSGPIEMKSNVNLHIDRAAVLQFTADKAQYALMEGNFEGHKALRNQSPISGTDLVNIAITGEGIIDGHGEAWRAMNKSSVTEGQWKALVASGGVVSDDGNLWYPSKSYAKGAKMKQGNDLVAGKALADFQDVKDFFRPNLLVFNNCKRVLLEGTTFQNSPAWCLHTLQCENMTFRGVRVRNEANAQNGDGMDIESCSNVLVENCTLDCGDDGLCIKSGKDEEGRKVGKASQYIVLRNNVVYKAHGGFVIGSEMSGGAHDIFVTDCSFIGTDNGLRFKTVRGRGGVVENIYVKNISMRNIGHDAVLFDMYYFVKAPTLAQTNGKVDIPAVDEGTPQFRNFYIDGLTCDGAERAMLIRGLPEMSIKNIFLKNVIIKADRGADIIEAQNIKLDDVQLICKNSNPLINIENSQSVTFNNIQTLEKPKQFLSISGDRSKNIDIKNASPEAKSTEVNFMYGAEKSALVSK; encoded by the coding sequence ATGATAAACAAATTAAGAAACGTTCTGGCCGTTGCGCTGCTGGGAGTGATGCCATCTGTGCATGCTCAAACTCCATCATCTGCCTATAGCTGGAGCCACCTGCCAACGGCAGAATTACCCGTATTTAAAAACGATACCATTAATGTTCTGAATTATGGTGCTAAGCCAGATGGTATCAGCCTCAACACCAAGGCTATTAACGCGGCTATTACCGCTTGCAGTGAGAAAGGCGGCGGCGTAGTATTGATTCCGCAGGGCTTGTGGCTTAGCGGGCCGATAGAGATGAAAAGCAACGTGAACCTGCATATAGACCGCGCCGCGGTACTACAGTTTACGGCCGACAAAGCCCAATATGCCCTGATGGAGGGTAACTTTGAAGGACATAAAGCGCTGCGCAATCAGTCGCCTATTTCGGGTACAGACCTGGTAAATATTGCTATTACCGGCGAAGGCATTATAGACGGTCATGGCGAAGCCTGGAGGGCGATGAACAAATCGAGCGTTACCGAGGGGCAATGGAAAGCGTTGGTAGCCTCTGGCGGTGTGGTGAGCGATGATGGTAACCTCTGGTATCCATCAAAAAGCTATGCCAAAGGCGCCAAAATGAAACAAGGTAATGATTTAGTTGCCGGCAAAGCCCTGGCAGATTTTCAGGATGTAAAGGATTTTTTCAGACCCAATTTGCTGGTTTTCAATAATTGTAAACGTGTTTTGCTGGAAGGTACAACTTTTCAAAACTCACCGGCCTGGTGCCTGCACACGCTGCAGTGCGAGAACATGACATTTCGTGGTGTGCGGGTAAGAAACGAAGCCAACGCGCAAAATGGCGACGGGATGGATATTGAATCATGCTCAAATGTGCTGGTAGAGAACTGTACGCTGGATTGCGGCGACGATGGTCTCTGCATCAAATCTGGCAAAGATGAAGAAGGCCGGAAGGTGGGCAAGGCTTCACAGTATATCGTACTCAGAAACAATGTGGTTTATAAGGCGCATGGCGGTTTTGTAATAGGCAGTGAAATGTCTGGCGGGGCGCATGATATTTTTGTAACCGATTGCTCATTTATCGGTACAGATAATGGTTTGCGTTTTAAAACTGTTCGCGGCCGGGGCGGCGTGGTGGAGAATATCTACGTAAAAAACATCTCGATGCGAAACATTGGGCATGATGCCGTGCTGTTTGATATGTACTACTTTGTAAAAGCACCAACGCTTGCCCAAACCAATGGAAAGGTGGATATTCCGGCTGTTGATGAGGGCACGCCGCAGTTTCGTAACTTTTATATCGATGGCCTAACCTGCGATGGGGCCGAACGTGCCATGCTGATCCGTGGTTTGCCTGAGATGAGCATCAAAAACATCTTCCTAAAAAATGTGATCATCAAAGCAGATCGCGGTGCAGATATTATTGAAGCGCAAAATATCAAACTAGATGATGTGCAGCTGATCTGCAAAAACTCAAACCCGCTGATCAATATTGAGAACAGCCAGTCTGTTACTTTCAATAACATCCAAACACTAGAGAAACCTAAACAGTTTCTCAGCATCAGTGGCGACCGCAGCAAAAATATCGACATTAAAAATGCCAGTCCGGAGGCTAAATCAACTGAAGTAAACTTTATGTATGGTGCCGAAAAATCGGCGCTGGTTTCTAAATAA
- a CDS encoding DUF4957 domain-containing protein, translating into MKNLKRYTAITAMLFVAAVLVTSCKKSLDGKVEDPSLNRSFMPSNVSVSTAKDSAKVKWNAQLYATKGMKYTVDFSTDSLFAKVDYTTVVDTLAAVVIEPTIKLNTPYFTRVKVNAQNGKAESTYAYATRSFKLTGQQFLKVVRDFEITSSSVLIHWSVNASTAGVSSVIFTPADGGTAITTNITAADVTAGQKLVTGLNPATKYTVQLLADTKSKGIISVTTAANITYTQTLSPTDNLATAITNAADGAVIGLSPGTYNLSSIASVTQKNITIRSTSNDPTNTKVLAREFDLVGTGAGLTLAGIEFNGNYAGTSYGVQFIALYGTQATTGAAATFGNVRIDNCIIHDFTRCIFRGNYGTNPNDQKITSITVNNSQFYNIDQTNLGGYYMFSMEKLQLNVFAITKSTFYSVGEGMINMSTVLPTTNTAPTIQIDYCTFNNVGGNGKYLLMDANSNNVNFSCTNNIIANAPINTTGNTIQATLLRSTGAASLNSFWYNDHFKLVNAPGGSAVALTGLGIINDNTIDLGWTAATTNFLLTPTSTNTALFSGSSNGTTIGDPRWAY; encoded by the coding sequence ATGAAAAACTTAAAAAGATATACTGCCATAACAGCTATGCTATTTGTAGCGGCTGTGCTGGTAACATCATGTAAAAAGAGCCTTGACGGAAAGGTGGAAGATCCGTCGCTAAATCGCTCTTTTATGCCCTCTAACGTGAGCGTGAGCACAGCGAAAGACTCGGCCAAAGTAAAATGGAATGCTCAGCTCTATGCCACCAAGGGTATGAAGTATACGGTAGATTTCTCTACCGACTCGCTGTTTGCTAAGGTTGATTATACTACGGTGGTTGATACGCTAGCAGCCGTAGTAATTGAACCAACCATCAAGTTAAACACGCCTTATTTTACCAGGGTGAAGGTAAATGCCCAGAACGGCAAGGCAGAATCTACCTATGCCTATGCCACGCGCTCATTCAAACTCACCGGGCAGCAATTTCTGAAAGTTGTCCGCGATTTTGAGATCACCAGCAGTTCAGTGCTCATTCACTGGTCTGTAAATGCTTCTACCGCAGGCGTTAGCAGCGTAATCTTTACACCGGCCGACGGCGGTACAGCCATCACAACCAACATTACCGCTGCCGATGTTACTGCCGGGCAAAAGCTGGTTACCGGGTTAAATCCGGCTACCAAATACACCGTGCAACTGCTGGCCGACACTAAAAGTAAAGGCATCATCAGCGTAACAACCGCTGCAAACATCACATACACCCAAACCTTATCACCTACAGACAATTTAGCAACTGCCATAACCAATGCTGCCGATGGCGCTGTAATTGGCCTGAGTCCGGGTACTTACAACTTGTCGAGCATTGCTTCTGTTACGCAGAAAAACATCACCATCCGTTCAACTTCCAATGACCCTACAAACACCAAAGTACTTGCCCGCGAGTTTGACCTGGTGGGTACTGGTGCCGGTTTAACCCTTGCTGGCATTGAGTTTAACGGTAATTATGCTGGTACCAGCTACGGCGTTCAGTTTATAGCACTGTACGGCACGCAAGCTACAACGGGAGCTGCGGCAACCTTCGGTAACGTAAGGATTGACAACTGTATTATACATGATTTTACGCGCTGTATCTTCCGCGGTAATTACGGCACTAATCCTAACGATCAGAAGATTACCAGCATTACAGTTAACAATTCGCAATTCTACAATATCGATCAAACCAATCTGGGCGGCTACTACATGTTTTCGATGGAAAAACTGCAGCTTAATGTGTTTGCTATCACCAAATCAACCTTCTATAGTGTTGGAGAGGGGATGATTAACATGAGCACTGTTTTACCAACAACCAATACGGCGCCAACCATTCAGATTGACTATTGTACCTTCAACAACGTGGGCGGCAATGGCAAATATTTATTGATGGATGCCAACTCAAACAACGTTAATTTTAGCTGCACCAATAATATTATTGCCAATGCGCCAATTAACACAACGGGTAATACCATTCAAGCCACGTTGCTGCGTTCAACGGGGGCGGCAAGTTTAAACTCGTTCTGGTATAATGACCACTTTAAGTTAGTCAATGCACCGGGTGGTTCGGCGGTGGCGCTAACAGGGTTGGGTATCATCAATGATAACACGATAGATCTGGGCTGGACGGCGGCGACAACCAATTTCCTGCTGACGCCAACAAGCACAAATACAGCACTATTTTCAGGGAGTTCTAATGGCACTACCATTGGCGACCCGCGATGGGCTTATTAA
- a CDS encoding hybrid sensor histidine kinase/response regulator transcription factor — MRLRFFSIVCFITVCCAALDFAQPKGKIVHYSTEDGLSHDNVTCVLKDHEGFMWFGTWDGINRFDGHNFVSYKSRSGDDSKLHNNRIDQIVEDAGGMLWLRAYDNQIYRFDKKHETFLPVTESIGLSAKQKQKFTYIYPIPSGDVWLVTESGGVYRTSNPGAAMPKFVHYGRKQPGAFSLPSNNVKFIYEDRQKSVWMGTDAGLCRLGRKSDGAFVNQPAGFMQSANLACTSITEVGGVLWLGMNDGTVFRYNEATQRADKQRISANAIKRLYFSKTQPAIYAVSATGELITVDRNSMRYEKLPMPASEQVLSVYEDRSGTLWLEPHDQGVIRYNPITRQSKKYTQTGAFSYHNLTSYFDIFEDNKGLVWINMKGGGFGYYNQQKDNITYFFDGHDGFDARLSSLVRNVWYDKAGVLWINSDDGGLFKVVFQPNEFNFQSLNSNSYDKNANEVRGLCADRNGKLWVATKDGKLYVKDPSGKPITQIFANAANNSLGQIYAIFQDHTGVIWLGTKADGLYRATPTSSSGMSYHLEQFKNSPKDAFSISSNEIYTIAEDNLNRLWVGTFDSGLNLVEPEGNHLRFLNRKNYFKNYPADFEKIRNIGIDPHDRLWVATTNGLVIMDAFDRDANRYHFITYSKKPGDKESLANNDVQYICADKAGRMWMATSGGGVNMASGNGSVVNLKFQTFSTANGLPNDYVLSCIEDDSHNIWMATQKGLTRYNPFKRVLTNFDSNDGLPQARFAESACDKLPDGSLVLGTFKGYVKFNPSKVVNNQMTGRMVFTNLQVNNRDVNGKNTDRQLDSNANYIQHLELKHDENVLNIGFTVLDYRSSNKQNYQYRLKNFDTGWQNSKDQRLATYTNLSPGNYVFEVRCINSELYSNVPYKSLAINIAYPFWRTWWAYLCYLIIAVCLLEFGRRTIMTMLRLRHRIAVEQKLGELKMTFFTNVSHELRTPLTLILNPIEEIAQKEQLSAEGQAYIGVVKRNANRMVRFINQLLDLRKIQSGKAKLSISETDMVDFINLIMSYFAESAKEKSINLQLEFSQRVVAWIDVEKVDIVIYNLLANAVKFSPAGKTITINLKAGDAPNWFSIEVADEGSGVPNEQLTDIFELYFEGDHAEASSLKGTGIGLALSKELIELHHGKIAARNLAGGGFAVKVDLQLGRAHFNHEEAMLVASPALEQAGDASSPDAIATPITATDRALLPKLLIVEDNQEMRSFLKQRLGNLFQIEVAENGEDGIQKATTWLPDIIISDVMMPVMDGIKMLGILKNMPETSHIPIVLLTARSEVEHQIEGMQYGADIYITKPFQTAYLTAALNNLLAQRSKLFEAMTDKTRQIKLAPGELVITTRDEAFLQEIIRIVEKRMIEPDFSIEQVTEILGMSRTAFYTKFKSLTNLAPIEFVRDMRMKRGKQYLDAGETNISTIAYSIGFNNAKYFSTCFKEAYQMTPTEYIKSRKTVQ; from the coding sequence ATGCGTTTAAGATTTTTCAGCATAGTTTGTTTCATAACGGTTTGTTGTGCGGCCCTTGATTTTGCTCAGCCCAAAGGCAAAATTGTTCATTACTCTACTGAGGATGGCCTCTCGCACGATAACGTAACCTGCGTGCTGAAAGATCACGAAGGCTTTATGTGGTTTGGTACCTGGGATGGTATTAACCGGTTTGACGGGCACAATTTTGTGAGCTATAAATCCCGTTCGGGGGACGATTCCAAACTGCACAATAACCGTATTGACCAGATTGTGGAAGATGCTGGCGGGATGCTGTGGCTGCGAGCTTATGACAACCAGATTTACCGGTTTGACAAAAAGCATGAAACCTTTCTTCCCGTTACAGAAAGCATCGGTCTTAGCGCCAAACAAAAACAAAAATTCACCTATATCTACCCTATACCCTCTGGTGATGTTTGGCTGGTTACAGAATCTGGCGGGGTTTACCGCACGTCAAACCCTGGGGCGGCAATGCCAAAATTTGTGCATTACGGCCGCAAGCAACCGGGCGCGTTTTCGCTGCCTTCAAACAACGTTAAATTTATTTATGAAGACAGGCAGAAGAGTGTATGGATGGGCACAGATGCCGGGCTTTGCCGATTGGGGAGAAAAAGCGATGGCGCATTTGTTAATCAGCCTGCCGGTTTTATGCAGTCTGCAAATTTAGCCTGTACCTCTATAACGGAGGTTGGTGGCGTTTTGTGGTTGGGTATGAACGATGGTACCGTTTTTAGGTACAATGAGGCAACTCAACGAGCCGATAAACAACGTATATCAGCCAATGCAATTAAGCGCCTTTATTTTTCAAAAACCCAACCTGCAATTTATGCGGTATCTGCAACCGGGGAGCTGATTACTGTTGATCGTAATAGTATGCGGTACGAGAAATTGCCCATGCCGGCATCAGAACAAGTGCTTTCTGTTTATGAAGACCGTTCCGGTACGTTGTGGTTGGAACCACATGACCAGGGCGTTATCCGTTATAATCCTATTACTCGTCAGTCTAAAAAATATACGCAAACGGGGGCATTTAGCTACCATAACCTAACCAGCTACTTTGATATTTTTGAAGACAACAAAGGCTTGGTATGGATTAATATGAAAGGCGGAGGCTTTGGATATTACAATCAGCAGAAAGACAATATTACCTACTTTTTTGATGGACATGACGGGTTTGACGCACGTTTGTCAAGCCTGGTTCGCAATGTGTGGTATGATAAAGCTGGTGTACTCTGGATAAACTCTGATGACGGCGGATTATTCAAAGTTGTTTTTCAGCCTAACGAGTTTAACTTTCAGTCGCTTAACTCCAACTCGTATGATAAGAATGCCAATGAAGTGCGAGGCCTTTGTGCCGACAGGAACGGCAAGCTATGGGTGGCTACTAAAGACGGGAAGCTGTACGTAAAAGATCCATCGGGCAAGCCGATCACACAAATATTTGCCAATGCGGCTAACAACAGTTTAGGGCAGATCTATGCCATTTTTCAAGATCATACCGGGGTAATCTGGCTGGGCACAAAGGCCGATGGTCTTTATCGGGCTACGCCAACCAGCAGCAGTGGAATGAGCTATCACCTGGAGCAATTTAAAAATAGCCCGAAAGATGCCTTTAGCATCAGTAGCAATGAGATCTATACCATTGCCGAAGATAACCTGAACAGGCTTTGGGTAGGAACCTTTGATAGCGGACTGAACCTGGTTGAGCCTGAGGGTAATCACCTAAGGTTTCTGAACCGCAAGAATTATTTTAAAAACTACCCGGCGGATTTTGAAAAGATCAGGAATATAGGCATAGACCCGCACGACAGGTTATGGGTAGCTACCACCAACGGATTGGTGATAATGGATGCTTTTGACAGGGATGCTAATCGTTATCATTTTATTACGTATTCAAAAAAGCCTGGCGACAAGGAAAGCCTGGCCAATAATGACGTTCAATATATCTGTGCCGATAAGGCCGGCCGCATGTGGATGGCTACTTCTGGTGGTGGCGTTAATATGGCCAGTGGCAACGGCAGTGTGGTTAACCTGAAATTTCAAACATTCTCTACAGCCAACGGCTTACCGAACGATTATGTGCTGAGCTGTATTGAGGATGATAGCCATAACATTTGGATGGCTACCCAAAAAGGCCTGACCCGCTATAATCCGTTTAAACGTGTGCTGACCAATTTCGATTCGAACGACGGTTTGCCACAGGCACGTTTTGCCGAGTCGGCATGTGATAAGTTGCCTGATGGCAGTCTGGTGCTGGGCACTTTTAAAGGGTATGTTAAATTTAATCCGTCTAAGGTGGTCAATAACCAGATGACCGGCCGGATGGTATTTACTAATTTGCAGGTAAACAATAGAGATGTCAACGGGAAAAATACTGACAGACAGCTGGATAGTAATGCCAACTACATACAACATTTAGAGCTGAAACACGACGAAAACGTGCTCAATATTGGCTTTACTGTTTTAGATTATCGCTCGTCTAACAAACAGAACTATCAGTACCGTCTAAAAAATTTTGATACCGGCTGGCAAAACAGTAAAGACCAGCGTCTGGCTACTTATACTAACCTGTCGCCCGGCAATTACGTGTTCGAGGTAAGGTGTATCAACTCAGAGCTTTATAGCAATGTGCCGTATAAAAGTTTGGCCATTAATATTGCTTACCCATTTTGGAGAACATGGTGGGCTTATTTATGCTACTTAATAATTGCAGTTTGCTTACTGGAGTTTGGCCGGCGTACCATTATGACCATGCTGCGCCTGCGCCATCGTATAGCGGTAGAACAGAAACTGGGCGAACTGAAAATGACCTTCTTCACCAACGTATCTCATGAACTGAGGACACCATTAACGCTCATTCTTAATCCCATTGAAGAGATTGCGCAGAAAGAACAGCTTTCGGCAGAAGGACAAGCCTACATCGGTGTGGTGAAACGCAATGCTAACAGGATGGTGCGCTTTATTAATCAGCTGTTGGATTTGCGTAAGATTCAAAGCGGAAAGGCAAAGCTTAGTATCTCTGAAACTGATATGGTTGATTTTATTAACCTCATCATGAGCTATTTTGCTGAGAGTGCGAAAGAGAAATCAATCAATCTGCAGTTGGAGTTTTCGCAAAGGGTGGTTGCCTGGATAGATGTAGAGAAAGTTGATATTGTTATTTACAACCTGCTGGCCAACGCGGTTAAGTTTTCTCCGGCAGGGAAAACAATTACCATCAATCTAAAAGCCGGCGATGCACCCAATTGGTTTAGCATTGAGGTAGCAGATGAGGGAAGCGGTGTGCCCAATGAACAGCTCACCGATATTTTTGAACTGTATTTTGAAGGCGATCATGCCGAAGCCAGTAGTTTGAAGGGCACTGGTATAGGACTGGCGCTTTCTAAGGAATTGATAGAATTGCATCACGGTAAAATAGCTGCGCGCAATTTGGCCGGTGGCGGTTTTGCTGTTAAGGTTGATCTGCAGTTAGGGCGTGCCCATTTTAACCATGAAGAAGCAATGCTGGTAGCATCGCCCGCATTAGAGCAAGCGGGCGATGCATCAAGCCCAGATGCTATCGCAACACCTATAACTGCAACAGATAGGGCGCTGTTACCCAAATTATTGATTGTTGAGGATAATCAGGAGATGCGCTCATTTTTAAAGCAGCGTTTGGGCAATCTGTTCCAGATAGAGGTTGCGGAGAATGGCGAAGACGGTATTCAAAAGGCGACAACCTGGCTGCCCGATATTATTATCAGCGATGTGATGATGCCGGTAATGGATGGTATTAAAATGCTGGGTATCCTTAAAAACATGCCAGAAACCAGTCACATACCAATAGTGTTGCTCACCGCGCGTTCTGAAGTAGAGCACCAGATAGAGGGCATGCAGTACGGTGCCGATATTTATATTACCAAACCATTCCAAACAGCCTACCTTACTGCAGCGCTGAATAATTTGCTGGCCCAAAGGTCAAAACTATTTGAGGCGATGACTGATAAAACCCGGCAGATAAAATTAGCCCCGGGTGAGTTGGTTATCACCACGCGCGATGAAGCCTTTTTGCAGGAGATTATCAGAATTGTAGAAAAGAGAATGATTGAACCCGATTTTAGTATTGAACAGGTTACAGAAATTCTCGGCATGAGTCGTACGGCTTTCTACACAAAGTTTAAGAGCCTAACCAACCTGGCGCCCATAGAGTTTGTAAGAGATATGCGGATGAAACGTGGCAAGCAATATTTGGATGCCGGCGAGACCAATATTTCTACCATTGCCTATTCCATCGGCTTTAACAATGCCAAATATTTCAGCACTTGTTTCAAAGAAGCTTACCAGATGACGCCTACCGAATACATCAAAAGCCGCAAGACTGTGCAATAA